In Ureibacillus thermophilus, the genomic stretch GAAATCGATGGAACCGTCATTAAAAAAGCAGAGGATTTAGTGCATGTGCTAGAAACAAAAAAAGAGGATGATGTAGTTCAATTAGTAATTCAAAGGGATGAAAAATTGTTGGACCGCACCATGACATTGAAGGAAATCCCTGATAGCGGTGGGAAAATTGGTTTAGGTATTACATACGCTGAAAATAAAACGATTCAAACGGATCCAAAAATCAAAATTAACTCGAAAGATATCGGCGGTCCATCAGCGGGACTCATGTTTACCCTCGAAATTCTCAACCAGCTTTTGGATGAAGATATAACAAAAGGATATTTAGTGGCAGGCACCGGTGAAATGCATGAAGACGGCACAGTCGGCCGAATCGGGGGCATTGAAAAGAAAGTGGTGGCTGCCCATAGGGATGGAATGGAAATTTTCTTTGCACCTGATGATGAAATTTCAGAAGAAGTCAAAAAGAAAAATCCTGAAATCCTCTCCAATTATGAAGCAGCCGTGAAAACGGCGAACAAAATAAATACCGACATGAAAATCGTGCCGGTAAAAACAATTGATGATGCGTTAAATTATTTAAAGAATTTACCTGAAAAAGAAAAAACTTCATAATCGAATTGGCGGAGTTTGATAATCTCCGTCAATTTTTTTATTTGAATAATATTCAACCCCTAAAGCATATATCTCGGATGCGCGTATATCGATTTGCAGCATCGAATCTTTCGCTTGGGCAACTCGGCTGATTAGAGGCAATTCAAATTGCTTTTTGTGTTCTGATAAATAAGCTTGCCCTTTCTTTGTCATTCCTAGCAAACGAATATAGGAAGGCGTTTTGAATTGATGCAATTCTTCTTTCGTAATGCCGGTGAAGATGTGGGTAAGCATTCTTTGCAGCCTTGTCCATGTATATCGTTTTGATTTAATGCCGGACATAAATTGTGAAAAATTTTCGCTCTGTTTGGCATGTTTTATAAGGGCATATTCTATTCCTTCTGAAACGTCGGCAAAGGCTGTTAAGCTTTCTGGACGGTAGCGCATAATGGCATATCTTAAAAGCGGCCAAAATGCTTCCCAATCCACAAAATGCTTATACTGCTGTTGCCATTCTGCCAGCTCATTGAATGTGGATTGTGGAACATAAGCAGAAATTGCATGAATAGTTCCCTTTTGAAAGAGTTCTCTCCTTATGCCTGTTGCACTGGCTATGGATGAAGCCTTGTTGACGGAATCGTGATAATTGGCTTGGACTCGTTGAATGGTCACTGGCTGAATGGATAAGTTGTATTTTTTTGCGGCAGCTATATAGTGATAGCCGAGAATATTATTCGGCTTGGATAAGTCGATATAGGTTTGATGTTTTTTTTGTTTTAAATGTTCGTATGCATAATACAAACTTTGCGGATAACTGATTCCGGTTGAGACAAACTTTTTTATAAGGCCATTATATTCTTCAAAATGCTCTTCAATTAAGTTGAAAGTATTAAGAAAAGGCTCAATTTTCCCTTCTTCGCTGCCAAAAGCGAAGACGTCGCATTTCAGCGAATCAAGTAGAAAAATCGCCCCTTCTGCAAACATAGGAGCATTGGCTGTGCTGAAAACATAGGGCAATTCAACAACAAGATCCACGCCGTTTGCTAAAGCCATTTTTGTCCGATGCCATTTGGAAACGAGGGCCGGTTCTCCCCTTTGGAGAAAGGGGCCGCTCATCACCGCGATAACAACATCTGCGTTTGTAATGCTTTTTGACTGGGTAACATGATAATAATGTCCATTATGGAATGGATTATATTCCACAACGATTCCGACTGCTTTCATTGTATGCCCCTTTCCAAATATTTCAGTTCTTCATAAGTTTATACTGAATTATAGTATCGTTTTTGTAAAGTGACAAGGAAATATCTTGACATCTAATTTATCACATTATATAATCATCATTGTTGTCTTGGGGTGATTCGTGAATGAAATGGTCTATTCATCAACTATCTAAGTATCGCCATACTGGCATGCCGATTGATACAGTTGTCGAGTTGGATGACGTGAAAAAGCGAAATAGTGATATTCGCGAGATTTCACCCGTTCATATAAAAGGTCACTGTACTATCGGAAATTCACAAATGACTTGTCATTTAAACTTAACAGCGACCTTAACTCTTCCATGTGCTCGCACGTGGGAAAATGTTGAATTTCCTATTGAAGTGGATACGGTTGAAGTCTTCAATTGGGCTGATCCGGAACTTCGTGGGAATGATGATGAGGATATCCATTACACAGATGGAGAAGTCATCGATTTAACACCAGTCTTAGAAGAATTGATCCTCCTTGAGATACCGATGCAAGTATTCAAAGAAGGTACTGAAGGTACAATAAAAGGTGGAAAAGACTGGAGTTATTATACAGATGAAGAATTAAGTCAACAAAATGACGAACCAAAAGTGGATCCAAGACTTGCTGGATTAGCCAAGTTTTTTGATCAAAAAGATGAATAAACCTACAAGGAGGTGCCAATCATGGCTGTACCATTTAGAAGAACTTCTAAAACTGCAAAAAGAAAACGCCGTACTCATTTCAAATTATCAGTACCTGGTATGGTAAATTGCCCAAATTGCGGTGAACCAACTTTATCTCACCATGTTTGCAAATCTTGCGGACATTACAAAGGTAAAGAAGTAGTAAGCAAATAATAAAGCGTATATCGTTTACGCTCTGACCAAAAAGACTATTAGAGTGACCATGGCTCTCTAATAGTCTTTTTGTGCTTTTTTCACAAAAAAATGGTCATAACCAATTCTTGTCATCCGGGTATTCGTCTATTACTATGAAAACATATGGCAAACTATTGAAATCACTGTTTAAAAAGGGGATGTTGTTCATTGTCTTACAAAATTGACCTAAAAGAGGGTATTCTTACGTTTACCATTGACAGGGAAGAAAAAAGAAACGCAGTAAATGATGAGGTTATGGATGGGCTAAAAAAAGTCATTAAACATATTAAAGAAAATAAAGATGTGCGTTTCTTAGTCATTACCGGCGCCGGGGAGAAAGCTTTTTGTTCCGGCGGTGATTTATCAGAATTTCATAGTTTAAAAACGGCTGAAGAAGCTTTCGGAATGCTCAGCAAAATGGGGAATATTTTATATGAACTTGCCACACTGCATGTTCCTACCATTGCCCTCATTAATGGGACAGCCGTTGGTGGAGGCTGCGAAATTGCTACAGCCTGCGATTTCCGATTGGTGGCTAGACATGCCAAATGCGGCTTCATTCAAGGTACATTAGCCATCACGACTGGATGGGGAGGAGGAACCTATTTATTTGAACGGGGATTGCGACATGACCGCGCATTAAAAATGTTGATTGATGCAAAACCATATGATGCGCAAACATTATATGATATCGGATGGGCGATGAGAGTCTTTGACGGTCCAAAAGAAGAAGCTTTAGAAGCCTTTATTGAAGATATGAAAAAAGTGCATCCATCTGTCCATCATGCTTATAAAGAAATTGAACTCCGCAAATGGAGAGAGCGGAATGTGTATGGACGCGTAATGGAAGAAATCAGACTTTGCGCGAAGCTTTGGGAAAGCGAGGAACATGAAAAAGCCGTAGAGCGATTCTTGTCAAAATCGAGCAGCCAAAAATAAAAGCTAGATGATTTGGAGCATAGATTCATTTTTTTGAAATAGGTTGCGACAAATTTTTTCTATGTCGTAACCTATTTTTTCTATATTCTTTAATTCTATTTATTCTCTTTTTGCATATAGTAGAGTAAAAAAATGAGAGGAGATAGGTATGGAAGGGAAAAGAAGAAAAGATCAATGGACCCCTGAAGATGATGAAAAATTAGCAGAAATTGTGATTACAGCTGTACAAAACGGTAGAACTCAATTAGAAGCATTTGCAGAGGCTGCAGAAGTGCTGGGACGAACAAAGCAGGCTTGCGGTTTCCGCTGGAATAAAACATTAAGACAACAATATGGCCAAATGTTAAATAGCGTTAGAAAACGGCCAAAGCAATTAATGAGAAGCCATTTAAAACTTGCATTAAATAGTTTTGATGAATTGACGGAAGCGTATAATGAGCTGGAACTGAAGTATCGGGAGCTTCAAACCGAGCACGATAAAGTATTAAAATGGCTTCAACAAGGAGCGGTTTTTATTGAACAGCAGCAAAAGCAACAGCAGTAATAAACGGTTCCCGTTCTTCTTGATGATTCAGCGAAAAATATCGAAAACTTCAAAAATTTCCAGTATAATATGAAAAAAGGGTGTGACACTCTATCAGTCACACCTTTTTCTTGTTCGAGTTTAGTTCATCAGGAAAAGAGGTAGCGGATATGAAGATTGCGGTGATTGGAGCAGGTTCTGTCGGAATGTTGTTATCCACCTTTTTAGCAGACCGTTTAGATGTAACATGCATTGTTAGAAGAAAAGCGCAAGAGATAGCAATCGGCGAGCATGGCATAAATAGAATAAATTTAGACGGAACAGTTACAAAAACTTCTGTGAAAGCATCTAGAGATTATAACGAATTGGAGGGGGCATCTTTAGTCATTGTTGCGGTAAAATATACGCATTTGCCATTACTGTTACCAAAGCTTGCGGATTTATCGGTCGATATTCCCCTGTTGTTTGTGCAAAACGGTTTAGCTCATTATGAAAAGGCGCTACAACTTCCACAAAAGACCATTGCTTTCGGCTCTTGCCAATTTGGAGCGCAAAAAGAAAATGATTATACGGTTATCCATCGCGGCATAGGTGTGTTAAAATTAGCTGTTGAACGGGGAAATGCTGAGATTTTTCAATTGTTTCGTGAGGTTGAAAGCCCATTGTTCCCTGTCCAATTTGTGGAGCATGCGGAAAATATGCTTTTTGAGAAAGCTTTATATAATTGCTTTATCAATCCAATGACAACAGTGCTCCAAGTGAAAAATGGGGGGCTTGTTGCAAATCGCCATGCCAAAAAATTGTTGGAAGCATTGTATGAAGAATGTATGGATGCATTTCCGGAGCAACGGGAGAATATTGCTTTCAGTGATGTTGTTTCGTTATGCGAAAAAACAGCATCCAATACGTCATCGATGCTACAGGATCGGTTAATGAATCGGAAAACAGAAGTGGAATCCATTGTTGGTGCCGTAATTAAAAAAGCTGAACAAAGAGGTCGAAGTTTGCCGATATTAAATACTTTTTATCATTTGGTATTAGCGATAGAGGGTGAAAAAACGTGAAAATGGTTTTCGCTTATGTTCTCGGCACCCTAATTTTACTGCCAATCATAACGTTTTTCATTGCGTATTTGATTTTTCGGAAATTTTTAAAGAAAAAAGCCAACTATAGTTTCCGTTTAGCTGCAGATGTCACGACCTTTTTTCTATTTTTCTCCGTTGTGATTTCCATTTCAACCTTATGGGGAACCACCATCAGCATCGCTGCCATCACCATCTCATTTTTGATTGCAATCATTATGACTTTTATTGATTGGAGGACACAAAAGGAAATAAAAGTCATTCCTCTATTGAGAAGAATTTGGCGGGTGCAATTTGTATATTTATTTCTTGTGTACAATATTGTATGGATCGTAGGAATAGTTCAAAATATACTCCTTTTTATTACATAATTGGGCCGATACATATTTTGATTGAGCCATTTTCTTTTCAGACCATGGGGGAAACGTTTACAATATTACAAGTAAAAACTCATTCATAGAAATTGAACGTACAGAGATAAGTAGAGGAGAAGACATATGGAACTGGAAAGAATATCACCAGTTAACAATCAATTGTTATCTGACTATTGGGCAGGAAACGAACAGTTACTTTCTTTTTATCAATATCCGTATCATGATGAATCATTCCAAGTGCGGGCGCGTTATTTAAAAGAACAGACGTATGACAGAGAAGAATTGTGTGAAGTCATTTATCAATTTATGGAGCCCTTTGGAATTTCTGAAAAATCGTTAGAGCATTTGCGGAAGCTGGAAAAAGGAGCGCTTGCGGTTGTCGGTGGACAGCAGGCAGGACTGCTCACCGGACCCCTTTATACAGTTCATAAAGCCATCAGTGTCTTACTGCTTTCAAAAGAACAAAGTGAAAAATTAAACACAGATGTGGTGCCGATTTTCTGGATTGCAGGTGAAGATCACGATATTCTTGAGATCAATCATACGTATACTATAGTTAATGGCCTGCCGAAAAAGAAAATATACGGAGTGGATCATCGAAAAAAAACGCTTGCTTCGGAAACGCCAATTGACCATTCCCTTATGAAGCAATATATTGATGAAATTTTTAAAGACTACGGAGAAACGGAATACACTCAAGCACTCTATCAATCAGTGCTTCATCATATGAATGAAAGCGAAACTTTTACGGATTTTTTCGCTCGTTTAATGAATGATTTATTTAAAGATGAAGGGCTATTGATGATTGATTCAGCCTTTTTACCATTCCGACGTTATCAAACGTCATTTTTTCAGCGCATCATTGAAAAAAATGAAGAAATTAGTACATCCGTTGTCGAAAAGGAGCAGTTGTTAGAAAAGAGAGGTTATGGTACGCCGATTTTAGCGTCGAAAGAAAATGCAAACCTTTTTTATGTGAAGGATGGAGAACGATTTTTACTTGAAAGAAAAAACGGATATTTCATCAACTTAAGTGCCAATGTTAAATTTTCTAAGGAAGAGCTGTTGCATCTTGCCGAAGAATCGCCGGAAAAGCTAAGCAATAATGTGGTGACAAGGCCATTGATGCAAGAAATGTGCTTGCCGGTATTGGCCTTTGTTGCTGGCCCTGGGGAACTTCTGTATTGGGCGACATTAAAAGATGCTTTTGATGTTTTAAATCTGCAAATGCCGATTTTAGCACCGAGATTAAACATCACCTTCATTACCCGCCAAGTGGAGCAGCTGCTTTCTGAATACGATGTAACTTTTGAAGAGGTTATTAATGGTGAAGTGGAGCAAATTAAACACCGTTTTATTGAAAGCATTCAAGAGGCAGAAGCCAAAAATAAAATCGATCAAATTCGAAACATGCTTGAAGAAGCGTATAAAGACTTGCATTGTTATTTAGATTCGAAAGGCCTTCATTTAGAAAAAATTATGGAAAAAAATAAAAAATACCACCACATGCAATTGGATTATTTAAATCAAAAAATCGAACAGGAAGTGCTTTTAAAACACGAACATACAATTCGACGGTTAAATACCATTGCCAGTGAATTGTATCCGAATCAGAATTTCCAAGAGCGTGTATACAATCCGTATCAATATATAAACAGATATGGTCAAAGCCTCATTTCGGATTTATTAAAATTACCGCTTTCAATAAGCGAGTCCCATTATTTAGTGAAATTTTAATATTATTAAATCATTTTTTCTGTGAGCTATCTCCTATAGGGATAGTTCTTTTTTCTTGAAAAAATTTTAGTTGTTAAGTGCTATTGTCATATTTTATTAAAAGTCTATTAACTGTATGAAAAATAGGTGGTGGAAAGTGGGGGATTGTGGTAAATTATTTACTAAAGTGGGGTGAGTAGCATGTTCATGGGAGAATATCAACATTCTGTTGATGCCAAAGGACGTTTAATCATACCATCCAAATTTCGTGAAGCGTTAGGGAATACTTTTGTGATTACAAGAGGTCTTGATAACTGTCTTTTTGGCTATCCTATGAACGAATGGCGAAAACTCGAAGAAAAACTGAAAGACTTGCCAATGACGAAAAAAGATGCGAGGGCTTTTGCTAGATTCTTCTTCTCAGGGGCTACCGAAGTGGAATTAGATAAACAAGGGCGCATCAACATCCCATCGAACCTTGCTGCTTACGCCAAACTTGAAAAAGAGTGTGTCATCTTAGGGGTTTCAACCAAAATTGAAATATGGTCTAAAGCACTTTGGGAAGAGTATTTCAACAAGGCAGAGGAATCTTTCAATGATATTGCAGAAAATCTGATCGGCTTTGACTTCTAGAGAATACATCCAAGAAGGAGCAAATTCACAATGTTTAATCACACTACTGTTTTGTTAAAAGAAGCTGTTGATGGCTTGAATATTAATCCGGACGGAATCTATGTGGACTGTACGTTAGGTGGAGCTGGTCATAGCGAATATTTAGTTCAACAACTTTCTGAAAAGGGAAGATTAATTTGTTTTGACCAAGACCTAAATGCTATTGCCCATGCAAAAAAGCGTTTACAAGAGTTTGAAGGAAACATTACCTATGTCCATTCCAATTTCCGCTATCTAAAGGAACAATTAGATTTGCTAAATATTCAGAAAGTTGATGGCATCCTTTATGATTTAGGAGTTTCTTCTCCGCAGCTTGATACACCAGAACGTGGGTTCAGCTACCAACATGACGCTCCTTTAGATATGCGCATGGACCAAACGCAAGAATTAACAGCTTATCATATTGTGAATGAATGGCCATATGAAGAACTAGTTCGCATTTTTTTTCGTTATGGAGAAGAACATTTTTCAAAGCAAATTGCCCGCAAAATTGAAATGGCAAGAAAAAAAGCACCCATTGAAACAACAGGACAACTTGCAGAATTAATTAAAGAAGCGATTCCAGCTTCTCGCCGTCGTACTGGCGGACATCCAGCCAAAAGAGTTTTCCAAGCAATTCGCATCGCTGTAAATGATGAATTAGGAGCGATTGAGGAGTCGCTAACAGATGCCATTGATTTATTGCGTGTGGGGGGACGCATAAGCGTTATTACATTCCACTCATTGGAAGACCGCATCGTGAAAACAATTTTTAAAGAGGCATCTTCATTACCAGAATTACCTCCAGGGTTACCAATCATTCCAGATGAATATCAACCGGTTTTAAAATTGATTACGAAAAAGCCGATTGTTCCATCAAAGAAGGAAATATTAGCAAACCATCGTGCAAGATCGGCAAAACTGCGCATCTCTGAAAAAATTCATGAAAAAGGGCGTGGCTAAATGGCAGTTCGTGTAAGGCAACCATTATATTACCAACAGCAAGAAGCACCCTATGAACAACCCACCATCCAACCTAAGACCAAGCCGAATTCAAAGAAGCAACGAATCACTGCAAGGGAAAAGTTTCTATATATCCTATTTGTTATAATTGCTGCAACGTTAGCAATATTCATATTACATAAACAAAGCGCTATTCAAAGAACGACGATCGAAATAAAAGAGATTGAAAAAGAAATTGCAGAAATAAAAAACGAAAATGTTGATTTAAAAGTGCGAGTCAGTGAATTATCAACATACGAAAGAATCTGGGAAAAAGCGAATTCACTCGGTTTAACTCTGAAAGAAGATAATGTAAAGGTAGTGCCGGGAGAATGAAGAAAAAGAAATTTCGTTTCCAATGGGGAGCCTTTCTCATGTTTATCTTTTATGGAGGGCTCTTTTTTGCATTATTCTTGAGAATTTTATATATACAAGCGACCGGACAAGTGGAAGGGGAAGAATTAAAGGCAAGAGCGGCAGCATTGTATCAAAAAGAGGCGGTGCTTACTGCTGAGCGGGGAAAAATTCTAGATCGGAACGGCAATATCATTGCTGAAGATACTTTGAGTTACCGTTTAATTGCCGTTGTGAATCCCGCTGCAACAACGAATAAGGAAAAACCGCAGCATGTAGTGGATCCGGAAGAAACGGCAAAAGTATTAGCAAAATATATTGCCATGGATGAATCGGAAATTTATAAAATTTTAACAAAACGCAGACCAGATGGCCGCTATTATTATCAAGTGGAGTTTGGAGCGGCGGGAAGAGGCATCAGCCATGAAGTGAAAACAAAGATCGAAAACGAAAAGCTTCCGGGAATTAAATTTGTCAGCGATACGAAAAGGTATTATCCTAATGGAGTATTCGCCTCCCATTTAATTGGATTTACCCAAAGGGAAAAAAAGGGAGATGGCACATTCATTTCCGTTGGGAAAATGGGGCTTGAATTGACTTACAATAAACAATTAACTGGGCAAAACGGGAAAATTGAATATGAAAGTGATGCCTATCATTATTTAATTCCAAATCGAGAAAAAATGGTTCAGCCAGCTAAAAACGGAAACAATATTTACTTAACGATTGATAAAACGATTCAAAACTTTTTAGAAGATGCCATGACGAAGGTTCATAAAGAGTATAATCCGGAAGCGATGGTAGGCATTGTAGCCGATGCAAAAACAGGTGAAATCCTTGCAATGTCTCAAAGACCAACTTTCAATCCTGAAACGCGGGAAGGATTGGAAAACAATTGGTTAAACTATGTCATTCAAGAGGTAATTGAGCCCGGTTCCACAATGAAAACTTTCACTTTAGCAGCGGCGATTGAGTCTGGTCATTGGAATCCGAATGCAACTTATCAATCTGGCGCATACAAGGTGCTTGACCGGACGATTCGAGACCATAACACCTATGGTTGGGGGAGAATCACTTATTTAGAAGGGTTTCAGCGCTCCTCCAATACGGCAATGGCTAATTTGCTGGAAATTATGGGAAACGATACGTTTATGAAGTACTTAAATGCTTTTGGTTTCGGGCAAAAAACAGGCATTGACTTGCCGGGAGAAGTGACGGGAACGATTTTAACCCGTTATCCAATCAACTATGTAACGACTTCCTTTGGACAAGGTTCTACAGTGACGCCAATTCAGCTTGTACAAGCAATGACGGCCATCACAAATGATGGAGTTATGATGCAGCCGTATGTCATTGATAAAATTGTAGATTCCACAACAGGCAAAGTAATTGAGGAACATAAGCCAAAAGAAAAAGGCAAGCCGATATCAGCAAGCACTGCAAAACAAGTAAGAGAAATTTTGGCTTCTACTGTTACATCTGAAGTGGGGACTGCAAGAAATTATAAAATCGATGGATATGAAGTGGCAGGGAAAACAGGAACCGCCCAAATTCCAAACCCGAATGGAAAAGGGTATTTATATGGAAAAAATAATTATTTATATTCCTTCTTAGGGATGGCACCGGCTGATAATCCACGATTGATCGTTTATGTAGCGGTAAAAAGACCGAAACTGAAAGACACCGAAGTTGGCTCTGAACCGGTGGCAAAAGTATTTAACCCTGTAATGGAAAATAGTTTGAAGTATTTAAATATCGATCCGGAAGATGTAAAACCGGTGGAAACGGTGAAAATTAGAAATTATATTGGAAAAAATGCTGTAAACATCCAACATGAATTAGAGAGCCAAGGGTTGAAACCTATTGTAATCGGTGAAGGCGGTGAAATCACAGACCAATATCCGAAAGAAGGCATTGCCCTGCTAAAAAATAATCTCGTCTTTTTAAAAACAGATGGGGTTGTCACATTGCCATCTTTTGAAAACTGGTCATTAAGAAATTTACTCATCTATAAAGCGATGTCTGGTATAAATATTGAAATTGTAGGAGAAGGCTATGTTGAAAGCCAAAGTGTTACAGAAAACACAGTGATTTCCGATTCGTCACCAGTTGTTGTAAAACTTAAAACACCGGAAGAATCCTTTGTTCAGACAAGCGAAGAGACAGAGGAAGAGTTGCCTCAAGATTAATTCATCCTTTGAATAGATGAGAAGTTCGAATCATACCTTGTTAAAAACGAGGTGTGGTGTCGAATGAAGTGGATTTCCACCGTTTCAAAAAAACGGCTAAGGATTGTGATGTACGCCTTTATCCTGTTTGTGATAGCCGTCATCATCCGATTGTTTTATGTTCAAATCATCCAACACGACAAGTTAACAGAACTGGCCAAACAAAACTGGGACAGAGAAATTCCCTTCGCTTCCGAACGGGGGGAGATTGTTGACCGAAACGGTGAAGTGATTGTCACAAACAAATTGGCACCAACGCTGTACTTTATGCCAGCACAAAATGATGATATTGAACAAGCGGCAAAACAAATTGCTTCCGTAATAAAAGTGGACGAGAAAAAGCTATACGAAAAAATGAATTCAAAATCATATTTAGTCAAGCTTGCGCCAGAAGGAAAAAATATTACGTATGAACAAGCAGTGGAACTACAACGGTTAAAAATCGATGGATTATATACCGGGGTTGATTACGTTCGGCATTACCCTTATGGAACGCTGCTTTCCCGTTTGCTTGGGTTTACCGGTTATGATACCCAAGGCCTTGCTGGGATTGAATATCAATATGACAAGTACCTTACATCAAAAGATGCAGCGATTCGTTTATTTACAGACGCAAAAGGGAATTCTTTGCCGCACGTAGATGATGAATGGCGGGAAGGAAAACAAGGAGCAACGGTACAATTAACCATTGATTTAGAAGTGCAACAAGTGGTAGAAAGAGAACTGGCGCAAGCAATGGAAAAATATAATGCAGAACAAGCTTTAGCAATCGTCATGAATCCAAATACAGGAGAAATATTATCTCTTGCCTCTTACCCTACATATGATCCAAGCAAATATGAAGAGGTGAGTTCGGAAATCTATAACCGGAACTTGCCGGTTTGGATGACCTTTGAACCAGGGTCAACA encodes the following:
- a CDS encoding SepM family pheromone-processing serine protease, coding for MKRLLLMILMMLGTFFLFFYQLDYYIMKPGSAYDVSKFVTVENGDLDDEGTFSLMTVAMSQATPLTYLIAKFSEHEELMKKEDIHQKEEDEQEYNIRQLKLMKDSQFNAIYVAYNKAGLPYTVDYNGITVLNVLAGGASDGILEPGDRIEEIDGTVIKKAEDLVHVLETKKEDDVVQLVIQRDEKLLDRTMTLKEIPDSGGKIGLGITYAENKTIQTDPKIKINSKDIGGPSAGLMFTLEILNQLLDEDITKGYLVAGTGEMHEDGTVGRIGGIEKKVVAAHRDGMEIFFAPDDEISEEVKKKNPEILSNYEAAVKTANKINTDMKIVPVKTIDDALNYLKNLPEKEKTS
- a CDS encoding nucleotidyltransferase, yielding MKAVGIVVEYNPFHNGHYYHVTQSKSITNADVVIAVMSGPFLQRGEPALVSKWHRTKMALANGVDLVVELPYVFSTANAPMFAEGAIFLLDSLKCDVFAFGSEEGKIEPFLNTFNLIEEHFEEYNGLIKKFVSTGISYPQSLYYAYEHLKQKKHQTYIDLSKPNNILGYHYIAAAKKYNLSIQPVTIQRVQANYHDSVNKASSIASATGIRRELFQKGTIHAISAYVPQSTFNELAEWQQQYKHFVDWEAFWPLLRYAIMRYRPESLTAFADVSEGIEYALIKHAKQSENFSQFMSGIKSKRYTWTRLQRMLTHIFTGITKEELHQFKTPSYIRLLGMTKKGQAYLSEHKKQFELPLISRVAQAKDSMLQIDIRASEIYALGVEYYSNKKIDGDYQTPPIRL
- a CDS encoding YceD family protein, with protein sequence MKWSIHQLSKYRHTGMPIDTVVELDDVKKRNSDIREISPVHIKGHCTIGNSQMTCHLNLTATLTLPCARTWENVEFPIEVDTVEVFNWADPELRGNDDEDIHYTDGEVIDLTPVLEELILLEIPMQVFKEGTEGTIKGGKDWSYYTDEELSQQNDEPKVDPRLAGLAKFFDQKDE
- the rpmF gene encoding 50S ribosomal protein L32; protein product: MAVPFRRTSKTAKRKRRTHFKLSVPGMVNCPNCGEPTLSHHVCKSCGHYKGKEVVSK
- a CDS encoding enoyl-CoA hydratase/isomerase family protein, which translates into the protein MSYKIDLKEGILTFTIDREEKRNAVNDEVMDGLKKVIKHIKENKDVRFLVITGAGEKAFCSGGDLSEFHSLKTAEEAFGMLSKMGNILYELATLHVPTIALINGTAVGGGCEIATACDFRLVARHAKCGFIQGTLAITTGWGGGTYLFERGLRHDRALKMLIDAKPYDAQTLYDIGWAMRVFDGPKEEALEAFIEDMKKVHPSVHHAYKEIELRKWRERNVYGRVMEEIRLCAKLWESEEHEKAVERFLSKSSSQK
- a CDS encoding Myb-like DNA-binding domain-containing protein, which gives rise to MEGKRRKDQWTPEDDEKLAEIVITAVQNGRTQLEAFAEAAEVLGRTKQACGFRWNKTLRQQYGQMLNSVRKRPKQLMRSHLKLALNSFDELTEAYNELELKYRELQTEHDKVLKWLQQGAVFIEQQQKQQQ
- a CDS encoding ketopantoate reductase family protein; its protein translation is MKIAVIGAGSVGMLLSTFLADRLDVTCIVRRKAQEIAIGEHGINRINLDGTVTKTSVKASRDYNELEGASLVIVAVKYTHLPLLLPKLADLSVDIPLLFVQNGLAHYEKALQLPQKTIAFGSCQFGAQKENDYTVIHRGIGVLKLAVERGNAEIFQLFREVESPLFPVQFVEHAENMLFEKALYNCFINPMTTVLQVKNGGLVANRHAKKLLEALYEECMDAFPEQRENIAFSDVVSLCEKTASNTSSMLQDRLMNRKTEVESIVGAVIKKAEQRGRSLPILNTFYHLVLAIEGEKT
- a CDS encoding DUF3397 domain-containing protein → MVFAYVLGTLILLPIITFFIAYLIFRKFLKKKANYSFRLAADVTTFFLFFSVVISISTLWGTTISIAAITISFLIAIIMTFIDWRTQKEIKVIPLLRRIWRVQFVYLFLVYNIVWIVGIVQNILLFIT
- the bshC gene encoding bacillithiol biosynthesis cysteine-adding enzyme BshC encodes the protein MELERISPVNNQLLSDYWAGNEQLLSFYQYPYHDESFQVRARYLKEQTYDREELCEVIYQFMEPFGISEKSLEHLRKLEKGALAVVGGQQAGLLTGPLYTVHKAISVLLLSKEQSEKLNTDVVPIFWIAGEDHDILEINHTYTIVNGLPKKKIYGVDHRKKTLASETPIDHSLMKQYIDEIFKDYGETEYTQALYQSVLHHMNESETFTDFFARLMNDLFKDEGLLMIDSAFLPFRRYQTSFFQRIIEKNEEISTSVVEKEQLLEKRGYGTPILASKENANLFYVKDGERFLLERKNGYFINLSANVKFSKEELLHLAEESPEKLSNNVVTRPLMQEMCLPVLAFVAGPGELLYWATLKDAFDVLNLQMPILAPRLNITFITRQVEQLLSEYDVTFEEVINGEVEQIKHRFIESIQEAEAKNKIDQIRNMLEEAYKDLHCYLDSKGLHLEKIMEKNKKYHHMQLDYLNQKIEQEVLLKHEHTIRRLNTIASELYPNQNFQERVYNPYQYINRYGQSLISDLLKLPLSISESHYLVKF
- the mraZ gene encoding division/cell wall cluster transcriptional repressor MraZ, translated to MFMGEYQHSVDAKGRLIIPSKFREALGNTFVITRGLDNCLFGYPMNEWRKLEEKLKDLPMTKKDARAFARFFFSGATEVELDKQGRINIPSNLAAYAKLEKECVILGVSTKIEIWSKALWEEYFNKAEESFNDIAENLIGFDF
- the rsmH gene encoding 16S rRNA (cytosine(1402)-N(4))-methyltransferase RsmH; translation: MFNHTTVLLKEAVDGLNINPDGIYVDCTLGGAGHSEYLVQQLSEKGRLICFDQDLNAIAHAKKRLQEFEGNITYVHSNFRYLKEQLDLLNIQKVDGILYDLGVSSPQLDTPERGFSYQHDAPLDMRMDQTQELTAYHIVNEWPYEELVRIFFRYGEEHFSKQIARKIEMARKKAPIETTGQLAELIKEAIPASRRRTGGHPAKRVFQAIRIAVNDELGAIEESLTDAIDLLRVGGRISVITFHSLEDRIVKTIFKEASSLPELPPGLPIIPDEYQPVLKLITKKPIVPSKKEILANHRARSAKLRISEKIHEKGRG